One window of the Clostridium sp. MB40-C1 genome contains the following:
- a CDS encoding ComF family protein — MGNGFIKNIKYLCNCLLDVIYSDDRGCVICNEYVSENRNLCTICLGKVKKCKGYFEIHKENLNIRCYSATYYSYIIKRLILNLKYKSDFKSGEVLARYMLEAIKNNGIGFDIITYVPLTKQSIKKRGYNQGRYLAKFIGDETNKKVYRTLKKCKETKDQIGLGKEERWSNLKNSFQFVNLKCFQNKRILIVDDVITTGATGFYCAKILMENGAKNVVVLSAAKSSI, encoded by the coding sequence ATGGGAAATGGATTTATTAAGAATATAAAGTATTTATGTAATTGCTTATTAGATGTCATTTACAGTGATGATAGAGGATGCGTTATTTGTAATGAATATGTAAGTGAAAATAGAAATTTATGTACTATATGTTTAGGGAAAGTTAAAAAATGTAAAGGGTATTTTGAAATACATAAAGAAAATCTAAATATTAGGTGCTATAGTGCAACATACTATTCATATATAATAAAGAGATTAATTTTAAATTTAAAATATAAATCAGATTTTAAATCAGGGGAAGTTTTAGCTAGGTACATGTTAGAAGCTATAAAAAATAATGGAATTGGATTTGATATTATAACTTATGTACCTTTGACAAAACAATCTATTAAAAAAAGAGGGTATAATCAAGGAAGGTACTTAGCTAAATTTATAGGAGATGAAACAAATAAAAAAGTGTATAGAACATTAAAGAAATGTAAAGAAACAAAGGATCAAATAGGATTGGGTAAAGAAGAACGATGGAGTAACCTTAAGAATTCTTTTCAATTTGTTAATTTAAAATGTTTTCAAAATAAGAGAATTTTAATAGTTGATGATGTTATTACTACAGGAGCTACAGGATTTTATTGTGCTAAGATTTTAATGGAAAATGGAGCTAAAAATGTGGTGGTTCTATCTGCTGCAAAGAGTAGTATATAA
- a CDS encoding rod shape-determining protein, producing MFFRINTDMGIDLGTATVLVYIKGKGIVLQEPSVVAIDKNLNKVLAVGEEARQMIGRTPGNIVAIRPLRDGVISDYDITEKMLKHFIRKACGNKRVGAPNVVICVPCQATEVEKRAVKDAAVNAGSKKVFLIEEPLAAAIGAGLDITKASGNMVIDIGGGTTDIAVISLGGLVVRRSIKVAGDNFDEDIIKYIRKKHKLMIGERTAEELKINIGCAYRREEDISMEIRGRDLITGLPKNINVSSEEMREALSEAVNAIAECTHSVLEKTPPELAADIADKGIVMTGGGALLSGLDKLIEEVTKVPVYIAKEAVSSVALGTGEVLNFIDKIADSYKGQDITLMD from the coding sequence ATGTTTTTCAGAATAAATACAGATATGGGGATAGATTTGGGTACAGCTACAGTACTAGTTTATATTAAAGGGAAAGGAATTGTTCTACAGGAGCCTTCAGTTGTTGCTATAGATAAGAATTTAAATAAAGTTTTAGCAGTAGGGGAAGAAGCTAGACAAATGATAGGAAGAACGCCTGGAAATATAGTAGCAATTCGCCCATTAAGGGATGGGGTAATATCTGATTATGATATTACTGAAAAAATGTTAAAACATTTCATAAGAAAGGCTTGCGGAAATAAAAGAGTAGGAGCTCCTAATGTGGTCATCTGTGTTCCTTGCCAAGCTACAGAGGTTGAAAAAAGGGCAGTAAAGGATGCTGCAGTTAATGCTGGATCAAAAAAAGTATTTTTAATAGAAGAACCTTTAGCAGCAGCTATTGGTGCTGGATTGGATATAACAAAAGCTAGTGGTAATATGGTTATCGATATTGGTGGTGGAACTACTGATATTGCAGTGATTTCTTTAGGTGGCCTAGTTGTTAGAAGGTCAATTAAAGTCGCTGGAGATAACTTTGATGAAGATATAATCAAGTATATAAGAAAAAAGCATAAGCTTATGATTGGAGAAAGAACTGCTGAAGAATTAAAGATAAATATAGGTTGTGCATATAGAAGAGAAGAAGATATAAGTATGGAAATAAGAGGACGAGATTTAATAACTGGTCTTCCTAAGAATATAAATGTTTCCTCAGAAGAAATGAGGGAAGCTTTAAGTGAGGCAGTAAATGCTATTGCGGAATGTACTCATTCAGTATTAGAGAAAACTCCACCAGAACTTGCAGCAGATATAGCTGATAAAGGAATAGTTATGACTGGTGGCGGAGCGTTGCTAAGTGGATTAGATAAACTTATAGAAGAAGTGACAAAAGTGCCTGTTTATATTGCAAAAGAAGCTGTTTCTTCTGTTGCTCTTGGGACAGGAGAAGTATTAAATTTTATAGATAAAATTGCCGACTCTTATAAAGGACAAGATATTACTTTAATGGATTAA
- the prfB gene encoding peptide chain release factor 2 (programmed frameshift) gives MIIQLEEFKSNIAALCENLDEVRVSLDISGIEKRLSELENMMQEVDFWDNVNKAQEVTQEAKNSKDKLDKYYKTRNSLEDLEILIDMSIEEDDMTSIEDIKVEIKDIENTIEEFKVQILLSGEYDKNNAIVSLHSGAGGTDAQDWTQMLLRMYTRWAEKKGYKVETLNLLPGDEAGIKSVDLKIIGEYAYGYLKAEKGIHRLVRISPFNANGKRQTSFAAIEVLPELTESQDIEIRDDDLKIDTFRASGAGGQHVNKTDSAIRITHIPTGIVVQCQSERSQFQNKDTAMQMLKSKLAELKERAHKEKIEELSGELKDNGWGSQIRSYVFQPYTMVKDHRTNTEMGNVDSVMDGDIDLFITEFLKWNKDSDY, from the exons ATGATAATTCAGTTAGAGGAATTTAAAAGCAATATAGCTGCATTATGTGAAAATTTAGATGAAGTGAGGGTTTCACTT GACATTTCAGGTATAGAAAAAAGATTATCAGAACTTGAAAATATGATGCAGGAAGTAGATTTTTGGGATAATGTTAATAAAGCTCAAGAAGTTACACAAGAAGCAAAAAATTCAAAGGATAAACTTGATAAATATTATAAAACAAGAAACAGTTTAGAAGATTTGGAAATATTAATAGATATGAGTATAGAAGAAGATGATATGACTTCTATAGAGGATATAAAAGTTGAAATAAAAGATATAGAGAATACTATTGAAGAATTTAAAGTACAAATTCTGCTTTCAGGAGAATATGATAAAAATAATGCTATAGTTTCATTACACTCTGGAGCAGGTGGAACAGATGCTCAAGATTGGACTCAGATGCTTTTAAGAATGTATACAAGATGGGCAGAGAAAAAAGGATACAAAGTAGAAACTTTAAATTTACTTCCAGGAGATGAAGCTGGGATTAAAAGTGTGGATTTGAAAATAATAGGAGAATATGCTTATGGATATCTAAAAGCAGAAAAAGGAATACATAGATTAGTAAGGATATCACCTTTCAATGCTAATGGAAAAAGACAAACTTCCTTTGCAGCAATAGAAGTTCTTCCTGAACTTACAGAAAGCCAAGATATAGAAATACGAGACGATGACTTAAAAATTGATACTTTCCGTGCAAGTGGAGCAGGAGGCCAACATGTAAACAAAACAGATTCTGCTATTAGAATAACACATATACCTACTGGTATAGTTGTTCAGTGCCAAAGCGAAAGAAGCCAATTTCAAAACAAAGATACTGCTATGCAAATGTTAAAATCAAAGCTTGCAGAACTTAAAGAAAGAGCACATAAAGAAAAAATAGAAGAATTAAGTGGAGAATTAAAAGATAATGGATGGGGAAGCCAAATAAGATCTTATGTGTTTCAGCCGTATACTATGGTAAAAGACCATAGAACTAATACAGAAATGGGAAATGTAGATTCTGTTATGGATGGAGATATAGATTTATTTATAACAGAATTCCTAAAATGGAATAAAGATAGTGACTATTAG
- the hpf gene encoding ribosome hibernation-promoting factor, HPF/YfiA family codes for MNITVVGKNIPVTEGLRSAVENKLSKLDKFFSPHVKASTTLSVQKNSQIVEVTIPFNGVILRGEESNEDMYAAIDLVVEKLERQIRKQKTKLEKRKHGDALKFQFIPEYVPKNDEKGESKIVKTKRFPIKPMSNEEALLQMELLGHNFFVYTNGETNEVNVIYRRKDGQYGLIEPDV; via the coding sequence ATGAATATAACAGTAGTTGGTAAAAACATACCAGTGACAGAAGGGTTAAGAAGTGCAGTAGAAAATAAATTATCAAAATTAGACAAATTCTTCAGTCCACATGTAAAGGCAAGTACTACTCTAAGTGTGCAGAAAAATAGTCAGATAGTAGAAGTTACAATACCGTTTAATGGAGTTATTTTAAGAGGCGAAGAATCTAATGAAGATATGTATGCAGCAATAGATTTAGTTGTTGAAAAGTTAGAAAGACAAATTAGAAAACAAAAAACTAAGCTTGAAAAAAGAAAACATGGCGATGCTTTGAAATTTCAATTTATACCTGAATACGTTCCTAAAAATGACGAAAAGGGTGAATCTAAAATAGTTAAAACTAAAAGATTTCCAATAAAGCCTATGAGCAATGAAGAAGCTTTACTTCAAATGGAACTTTTAGGACATAACTTCTTTGTATATACTAATGGAGAAACAAATGAGGTTAATGTTATATATAGAAGAAAAGATGGACAATACGGTCTTATAGAACCAGATGTTTAA
- the metK gene encoding methionine adenosyltransferase produces MKRLFTSESVTEGHPDKICDQISDAILDAILEQDPMGRVACETAVTTGMVMVMGEITTNCYVDIPKVVRNTIKEIGYTRAKFGFDADTCSVLTAIDEQSVDIAMGVNEALESRMGEKDELEAIGAGDQGLMFGYATNETPEYMPLAINMAHKLSKRLTDVRKDGTLDYLRPDGKTQVTVEYEDGKPVRIDAVVISTQHGPEVTQEQIREDLMKYVIKEVIPNEWLDEKTKYYINPTGRFVIGGPQGDSGLTGRKIIVDTYGGTGRHGGGAFSGKDPTKVDRSAAYAARWVAKNLIAAGVADKLEIGLAYAIGVAQPVSLLVNTFDTGKISDDKIIEIVNKVFDLRPAAIIKELDLRRPIYRQTAAYGHFGRVDIELPWEKLDKVQQIKNLL; encoded by the coding sequence ATGAAAAGATTGTTTACTTCAGAATCAGTTACGGAAGGACATCCAGATAAAATATGTGACCAAATTTCAGATGCTATTCTAGATGCTATTTTAGAGCAAGATCCTATGGGGAGAGTTGCTTGCGAAACTGCTGTAACGACAGGTATGGTAATGGTAATGGGAGAAATAACAACTAATTGCTATGTAGATATTCCTAAAGTTGTTAGAAATACAATTAAAGAAATAGGATATACAAGAGCTAAATTTGGATTTGATGCAGACACTTGCTCAGTCCTAACAGCTATAGACGAGCAATCAGTAGATATAGCTATGGGTGTGAATGAAGCTTTAGAATCAAGGATGGGTGAAAAAGACGAACTTGAAGCAATAGGTGCTGGAGATCAAGGTCTTATGTTTGGATATGCAACAAATGAAACTCCAGAATACATGCCTCTTGCAATAAATATGGCTCATAAACTTTCAAAAAGATTAACTGATGTAAGAAAAGATGGAACTTTAGATTATTTAAGACCAGATGGAAAAACTCAGGTTACAGTTGAATATGAGGATGGAAAACCTGTTAGAATTGATGCTGTAGTAATTTCTACTCAACATGGACCAGAGGTTACTCAAGAGCAAATTAGAGAAGATTTAATGAAATATGTAATAAAAGAAGTTATACCAAATGAATGGTTAGATGAAAAAACTAAGTATTATATAAATCCTACTGGAAGATTTGTAATTGGAGGACCACAAGGAGATTCAGGTCTTACCGGAAGAAAGATAATAGTTGATACTTATGGAGGAACAGGTAGACATGGTGGTGGAGCTTTCTCAGGAAAGGATCCAACAAAAGTAGATAGGTCAGCTGCTTATGCTGCTAGATGGGTTGCTAAAAACTTGATAGCCGCAGGTGTTGCAGATAAGTTAGAAATAGGTCTTGCTTATGCAATAGGAGTAGCGCAACCAGTATCTTTATTAGTCAATACTTTTGATACAGGAAAAATTAGTGATGATAAGATAATTGAAATTGTTAATAAAGTATTTGATTTAAGACCAGCAGCTATTATCAAAGAATTAGATTTAAGAAGACCTATATACAGACAGACAGCAGCATACGGTCACTTTGGAAGAGTTGATATAGAACTTCCATGGGAAAAATTAGATAAAGTTCAACAAATTAAAAATCTTTTGTAA
- the yyaC gene encoding spore protease YyaC has protein sequence MNKVKVDYKDNLSYYQIAYFLKDYIDINTLIVCIGTDRCIGDCLGPLVGTLLQYQNFPLKVYGTISAPIHALNIDDKLKEIKTLHPTSNIIGIDACLGDNNNIGEIQARNYPIHPGKGVGKLLPDVGESSIIGIVDSSDNNELFTNRNIRLDLVLNMAKVISHSLIHSYYMSCLKTEKFQL, from the coding sequence TTGAATAAAGTAAAGGTTGACTATAAAGACAATTTATCTTATTACCAGATTGCTTATTTCTTAAAGGATTATATAGATATAAACACTTTGATAGTATGTATAGGAACTGATAGATGTATAGGAGACTGTCTTGGTCCTTTAGTTGGAACACTATTACAATATCAAAATTTTCCTCTAAAGGTTTACGGAACCATATCAGCTCCCATACATGCTCTAAATATAGATGATAAATTAAAAGAAATAAAAACTTTACATCCTACCTCCAATATAATAGGTATAGATGCTTGTCTAGGAGACAATAACAATATAGGTGAGATACAAGCCAGAAATTATCCAATACATCCTGGTAAAGGTGTAGGTAAATTGTTACCAGATGTAGGTGAATCTTCTATTATAGGTATTGTAGATTCTAGTGATAATAATGAACTGTTTACAAATAGAAATATTAGATTAGATTTAGTACTAAATATGGCAAAAGTCATATCCCACTCATTAATACATTCCTATTATATGTCTTGCTTAAAAACAGAAAAATTTCAACTTTAA
- a CDS encoding ATP-binding protein gives MQKLLSRLRKAVTDYNLIESGDKIAVGLSGGKDSITLLKLLNAYQKFSPDPFELLAITIDPGAGSDFSPLMEMCQDLKVPYYLFKTHIQEIVFDIRKEKNPCSLCANIRRGALNDNAKKLGCTKIALGHHKNDAIETLLLSMFYEGRINTFLPKTYLSRADITVIRPMIYIDEQQVISLAKKEHFPIVSNPCPANGFTKREYIKNLTYDLEKDIPGLKNNLLNALSNTEQLNIWIKEGKES, from the coding sequence ATGCAAAAACTATTAAGTAGATTACGCAAAGCAGTAACTGACTACAATCTTATAGAATCAGGGGATAAGATAGCTGTTGGGCTATCCGGTGGTAAAGATAGTATAACTCTACTTAAGCTTCTAAATGCTTATCAAAAGTTTTCTCCTGATCCATTCGAATTGCTCGCAATAACTATTGATCCAGGTGCTGGTTCTGATTTTTCTCCTTTAATGGAGATGTGTCAAGACTTAAAAGTACCTTATTATTTATTTAAAACACATATTCAAGAGATTGTATTTGACATTAGAAAAGAAAAAAATCCATGTTCTCTATGCGCTAATATAAGAAGAGGGGCTTTAAATGATAACGCTAAGAAATTAGGATGCACTAAAATAGCTTTAGGCCATCATAAAAACGATGCAATTGAAACACTTTTGCTATCTATGTTTTATGAAGGAAGAATAAATACTTTTTTGCCTAAAACTTACTTAAGTAGAGCAGATATAACTGTAATTCGTCCAATGATTTACATTGATGAACAACAAGTAATATCTCTTGCAAAAAAAGAACATTTCCCTATAGTTTCTAATCCATGCCCTGCTAATGGATTTACTAAGAGGGAGTATATAAAAAATCTTACTTATGATTTAGAAAAAGATATTCCTGGTTTAAAAAATAACTTACTTAATGCACTATCAAATACAGAACAATTAAATATATGGATTAAAGAAGGAAAAGAAAGCTAG
- the secA gene encoding preprotein translocase subunit SecA, giving the protein MGFFEKIFGTYSDRELKKIIPMVDKIESYDEKFKNLSDEELRNKTFEFKELIKQGKTLDNILPEAFAVCREASSRVLGMKHFREQLMGGIVLHQGRISEMKTGEGKTLVATLPAYLNALEGKGVHVVTVNDYLAKRDRDQMSELYGFLGLTTGVIVHDLDNDQRREAYNSDITYGTNNEFGFDYLRDNMVIYKEERVQRNLHFCIVDEVDSILIDEARTPLIISGEGDKSTDFYKVADFFAKSLSEDHYTVDEKTNSVILTDIGIEKAEKFFHIENYADADNMQVQHHVVQALKANYTMKRDKDYMVKDNEVIIVDEFTGRLMEGRRYSDGLHQAIEAKEGVQIQKESKTLATITFQNYFRMYTKLSGMTGTAQTEENEFREIYGLDVIVLPTHKPIARIDSPDLIYKSEKAKFKAIVNEIEETNKKGQPVLVGTVSIEKSELLSDMLKRRGVPHQVLNAKYHEKEAEIVSGAGEKGRVTIATNMAGRGTDIKLGEGVSEVGGLKVIGTERHESRRIDNQLRGRSGRQGDPGNSRFYVSLEDDLMRIFGSERLQGIVEKLGLSDEDAIESKMVTGAIENAQRKVEGNNFDVRKTVLKYDDVMNQQREVIYKQRAQVLEGESLQGYVQDMIENVITSAVDAHMTGLEDDLEKDIEKLIAYLEEIYLPKGLTTVEELKLLSDDEIKEKFIKIAKDMYAEKEEHFGSEQIREIERVVLLRVVDTKWMAHIDDMEHLKQGIGLRAYRQQDPTQAYQFEGSDMFDAMIENIKIDTIKYLFHVQIEKAPERERVVKETSTNQSGDDPLKKEPIRRKEEKVGRNDLCPCGSGKKYKNCCGKEL; this is encoded by the coding sequence ATGGGATTTTTTGAGAAGATATTTGGGACGTATAGTGATAGAGAGCTAAAAAAAATAATTCCTATGGTAGATAAAATTGAATCATATGATGAAAAATTTAAGAATTTATCAGATGAGGAATTGAGAAATAAAACTTTTGAATTTAAGGAATTAATTAAACAAGGAAAAACCTTGGATAATATACTTCCAGAAGCGTTTGCAGTTTGTAGAGAGGCTTCTTCGAGAGTTCTTGGAATGAAGCATTTTAGAGAACAATTAATGGGAGGAATAGTTCTTCACCAAGGAAGAATTTCAGAAATGAAGACTGGTGAAGGAAAAACTCTTGTTGCTACATTACCAGCATATTTAAATGCGCTAGAAGGAAAAGGCGTTCATGTAGTTACTGTTAATGATTATCTTGCAAAAAGAGATAGAGATCAAATGTCAGAGTTATATGGATTTTTAGGACTAACTACAGGTGTTATAGTTCATGATTTAGATAATGACCAAAGACGTGAAGCATATAATTCCGATATAACTTATGGAACAAATAATGAGTTCGGATTCGATTACTTAAGAGATAATATGGTTATATATAAAGAAGAAAGAGTTCAAAGAAACTTACATTTCTGCATAGTTGACGAGGTTGACTCTATTTTAATAGATGAAGCTAGGACACCTCTGATTATTTCAGGAGAAGGGGATAAATCAACTGATTTTTATAAAGTTGCTGATTTTTTTGCAAAATCTTTAAGTGAGGACCATTATACAGTAGACGAAAAAACTAACTCTGTTATATTAACAGATATAGGTATAGAAAAAGCAGAAAAATTTTTCCATATAGAGAATTACGCTGATGCAGACAATATGCAAGTACAACACCATGTAGTTCAAGCTTTAAAAGCTAACTATACAATGAAGAGAGATAAGGACTATATGGTAAAAGATAATGAAGTTATCATAGTTGATGAATTTACAGGAAGGCTTATGGAAGGTAGAAGATACAGTGATGGTCTTCACCAAGCAATAGAAGCTAAAGAAGGAGTACAGATTCAAAAAGAATCTAAAACCCTTGCTACTATCACATTCCAAAACTATTTCAGAATGTATACTAAACTTTCTGGTATGACAGGAACTGCTCAAACAGAAGAAAATGAGTTTAGAGAGATATATGGATTAGATGTAATAGTTCTTCCTACTCATAAACCTATAGCCAGAATAGATTCTCCAGATTTAATTTATAAATCAGAGAAAGCTAAATTTAAAGCTATAGTTAATGAAATTGAAGAAACAAATAAAAAAGGCCAGCCAGTACTTGTAGGTACTGTAAGTATAGAAAAATCAGAACTTCTTTCAGATATGTTAAAGAGAAGAGGAGTTCCACACCAAGTGCTTAATGCAAAATACCATGAAAAAGAAGCTGAAATAGTATCTGGTGCTGGAGAAAAAGGAAGAGTAACTATTGCAACAAATATGGCAGGTCGTGGTACAGATATTAAACTAGGAGAAGGCGTTTCAGAGGTTGGTGGACTTAAAGTAATAGGTACAGAAAGACACGAATCAAGACGTATAGACAATCAGCTAAGAGGACGTTCAGGACGTCAAGGAGATCCAGGAAATTCTAGATTCTATGTTTCACTTGAAGATGATCTAATGAGAATTTTCGGTTCAGAAAGACTTCAAGGAATAGTTGAAAAGTTAGGTTTAAGTGATGAAGATGCAATAGAAAGCAAGATGGTTACAGGGGCAATAGAAAATGCTCAGAGAAAAGTTGAAGGAAACAACTTTGATGTACGTAAAACTGTATTAAAATATGACGATGTTATGAATCAACAAAGAGAAGTAATTTATAAGCAAAGAGCACAAGTTCTTGAAGGGGAATCTTTACAAGGATATGTTCAAGATATGATAGAAAATGTAATAACATCAGCTGTTGATGCTCATATGACAGGATTAGAAGATGACTTAGAAAAAGATATAGAAAAGCTTATTGCTTATTTAGAGGAAATATACCTTCCAAAAGGATTAACTACTGTTGAAGAATTAAAACTTTTATCAGATGATGAAATAAAAGAGAAATTTATTAAAATAGCTAAAGATATGTATGCTGAAAAAGAAGAACACTTTGGTTCAGAACAAATTAGAGAAATCGAAAGAGTTGTTCTTTTAAGAGTTGTTGATACTAAGTGGATGGCTCATATAGATGATATGGAGCATTTGAAACAAGGTATTGGACTTAGAGCATATAGACAGCAAGATCCTACTCAAGCTTATCAATTCGAGGGTAGTGATATGTTTGATGCTATGATTGAAAATATAAAAATAGATACTATAAAATATCTATTCCATGTACAAATAGAGAAGGCTCCAGAAAGAGAAAGAGTAGTTAAAGAAACTTCAACAAATCAATCTGGAGATGATCCTTTAAAGAAAGAACCGATAAGAAGAAAAGAAGAAAAAGTAGGAAGAAATGACCTTTGTCCATGTGGCAGTGGCAAGAAATATAAGAATTGTTGTGGAAAAGAACTTTAA
- a CDS encoding ATP-dependent RecD-like DNA helicase yields the protein MNEIQGVVEDIIFQNDENGYVVAHIKDKKVRITITGCIPYISEGQNLKLLGEWVIHPQFGQQFNVKVCEELLPNSLDGIEKYLSSGMISGIGPVTAKKIVDHFGEDTLEILDNNIERLKEIDGIGEKKIDTIANSYSKHRELRNIMVFLQTYGVTVKQCIKIHKRFGENSINVVKENPYTLTNEISGIGFKTADKIARSLGIEKDSPFRVQSGIRYIVNQFCGMGNTYMPLDKFKKEGRNVLGVNEEILNKNLQDSVLNGTLKVELIEGEECVFTMPYYYCELSVTSKILSLTTSNYDKINIDVDEKIRCFEQENKIKFASIQEEAIKGAFENGIEIITGGPGTGKTTIIKCITEIFEEASMTVFMAAPTGRAAKRMSEATGRESKTIHRLLEMGVNEEDDMGFFKGEESPLQCDVVIIDEASMIDILLMNNLLKAIPMGTRLIIVGDSDQLPSVGPGNVLRDLIESKCVKVVRLKEIFRQAEESMIVVNAHKINNGEMPILNKKDKDFYFINCKEADKILETLIGLINKRLPNFNKNWNKIKDIQILSPMKKGTLGVLNLNNCLQKVLNPPTDKKQEMQFKDIVFRTGDKVMQTKNNYNLKWTRIDGDGEEEGLGVFNGDIGYISEVEDDKISVIFDDERKIIYDTVYLDELELAYAMTVHKSQGSEFPVVIMPMFMGPPLLMNKNLFYTGITRAKQMVTLVGFSKAIHFMVSNNRSFDRYSALKWRILNILSNE from the coding sequence ATGAATGAGATTCAGGGAGTCGTAGAAGATATTATTTTTCAAAATGATGAAAATGGATATGTAGTTGCGCATATAAAAGATAAAAAAGTTAGAATAACTATTACTGGATGTATACCCTACATTAGTGAAGGACAAAATTTAAAACTATTAGGAGAATGGGTTATTCATCCACAATTTGGACAACAATTTAATGTTAAAGTTTGTGAGGAACTTTTACCAAATTCATTAGATGGAATAGAAAAATATTTATCTTCCGGCATGATATCAGGAATAGGTCCTGTTACAGCAAAAAAAATAGTAGATCATTTTGGTGAAGATACTTTAGAAATATTAGATAATAATATAGAAAGATTAAAAGAAATAGATGGAATTGGAGAAAAAAAGATAGATACTATAGCTAATTCTTATTCTAAACATAGAGAGCTTAGAAACATAATGGTTTTTCTACAAACTTATGGAGTTACAGTAAAACAATGTATAAAAATACACAAAAGGTTTGGTGAAAATTCAATAAATGTAGTAAAAGAAAATCCATACACACTTACTAATGAAATATCAGGAATCGGATTTAAAACGGCGGATAAGATTGCGAGGAGTTTAGGGATAGAAAAGGATTCGCCTTTTAGAGTACAATCTGGAATAAGGTATATAGTAAATCAATTTTGTGGAATGGGAAATACGTATATGCCATTAGATAAGTTTAAAAAAGAAGGTAGAAATGTTTTAGGTGTAAATGAAGAAATATTAAATAAGAATCTTCAAGATTCAGTGCTAAATGGCACACTCAAAGTAGAACTAATTGAAGGAGAAGAATGTGTTTTTACAATGCCTTATTATTATTGTGAGTTATCAGTAACAAGCAAGATATTAAGTCTTACAACTAGTAACTATGATAAAATTAATATTGATGTAGATGAAAAAATACGATGCTTTGAACAGGAAAATAAAATAAAATTTGCATCTATACAAGAAGAAGCAATTAAGGGAGCTTTTGAAAATGGAATAGAGATTATTACAGGTGGACCAGGCACAGGAAAAACAACAATTATTAAATGTATAACAGAAATTTTTGAAGAAGCATCAATGACGGTATTTATGGCAGCACCAACAGGACGTGCAGCTAAAAGAATGAGTGAAGCTACTGGAAGAGAATCTAAAACAATACATAGACTTTTAGAGATGGGAGTAAATGAAGAAGATGACATGGGATTTTTTAAAGGAGAAGAATCTCCACTCCAATGTGATGTAGTAATAATAGATGAGGCTTCTATGATTGATATATTATTAATGAACAATCTTTTAAAGGCTATACCTATGGGTACGAGGCTTATAATAGTTGGGGATTCAGATCAACTCCCATCAGTAGGACCAGGAAATGTGCTTAGAGATTTAATTGAGAGTAAATGCGTTAAAGTTGTAAGGTTGAAAGAAATATTTAGACAGGCAGAAGAAAGCATGATAGTAGTAAATGCGCATAAAATTAACAATGGAGAAATGCCAATTTTAAATAAGAAAGATAAGGATTTTTATTTTATAAATTGTAAAGAAGCAGATAAGATACTTGAAACCTTAATCGGACTTATTAATAAAAGATTGCCTAATTTCAATAAAAATTGGAATAAGATTAAGGATATTCAGATACTTTCCCCAATGAAAAAAGGAACTTTAGGGGTGCTAAATTTAAATAATTGTCTTCAAAAGGTTTTAAATCCTCCTACAGATAAAAAACAAGAAATGCAATTTAAGGATATAGTTTTTAGAACTGGTGATAAGGTTATGCAAACTAAAAACAATTATAACTTAAAGTGGACTAGAATAGATGGGGATGGTGAAGAGGAAGGACTCGGTGTTTTTAATGGAGATATAGGCTATATTTCAGAAGTAGAGGATGACAAAATATCAGTAATATTTGATGATGAGAGAAAAATTATATATGATACTGTTTATTTAGATGAATTGGAGCTAGCTTATGCTATGACAGTCCATAAAAGTCAGGGTAGCGAATTCCCGGTAGTTATTATGCCTATGTTTATGGGTCCACCTCTTCTTATGAATAAAAATCTATTTTACACAGGCATTACCAGGGCAAAACAAATGGTTACATTAGTGGGATTTTCAAAAGCTATTCATTTTATGGTAAGTAATAATAGAAGTTTTGACAGGTATTCAGCGTTGAAATGGAGAATACTTAATATATTAAGTAATGAATAA